Proteins from a single region of Primulina tabacum isolate GXHZ01 chromosome 5, ASM2559414v2, whole genome shotgun sequence:
- the LOC142544238 gene encoding uncharacterized protein LOC142544238: MARTRRTNQDNSRAQDDGGQTSRQVGVNNTGSNLITLTPEELQKIVSDAIKQAMARKEVSHHVTPPEDRHELEEEQEQEMREEEVRGEEEESSAGSKSPTVAEELLELRQKMKVLEGQLENRGSSRAVTRGCPFAEIIVREPLPGNFKSAKIKDYDGNADPEEHLARFENMSILHCYTDRIKCKVFLTILVDSAQRWFEGLAPQSISSFKDFQKVLSHHFSSSKKYKKNAFSLFEVKQSTEESLRAYIQRFNRVALDVPTCATETKTTAFTQGLREGEFFKSLTKKVPVDFEDLLSWAKKYINMEEAQKQKREAVKKERGDRVSKPEERGQERGNPGHFSQHMPLKTAREREVQECSRDLAPDHQLSLPEKRGFCTFHKVCYHNTEDCKTLKGNYVSSSIPGPSHNNREPRLPPWTSRRTSRQPGSSARGGGMRNSPRGEPGRRREPEPERKKNLPPATGLIKMISGGSTDGDSNRARKSRSRRECMEVEGTRKNEAVISFGPKDLRGANLPHNDALVIQARVANYDILRVFIDSGSSVNVIFKDAFVQMDLQGFHLEVVETALFGFAGHVVYLEGEIVLPLTLGSQDLKKTVMTSFTVVDLLLHTISF; this comes from the coding sequence atggcCCGTACGAGAAGAACCAACCAAGATAATTCTCGCGCCCAGGATGATGGAGGGCAGACTTCAAGACAAGTTGGTGTTAATAACACCGGATCAAATCTCATTACTTTGACCCCGGAAGAGTTGCAAAAGATTGTATCCGACGCCATAAAGCAAGCTATGGCCAGGAAAGAAGTTTCTCATCATGTTACACCACCCGAGGATAGACATGAGCTTGAGGaggagcaggagcaggagaTGAGGGAGGAGGAGGTGAGAGGAGAAGAGGAGGAATCCAGCGCCGGGTCCAAATCTCCTACCGTGGCGGAAGAGTTGTTGGAATTGAGACAGAAGATGAAGGTGCTGGAAGGACAGTTGGAGAATCGGGGCTCTTCCCGAGCAGTCACCAGGGGATGCCCGTTTGCTGAGATCATTGTCCGGGAACCTCTTCCCGGGAATTTTAAATCGGCCAAAATAAAGGATTATGATGGCAACGCAGACCCTGAGGAACACTTGGCCAGATTTGAGAACATGTCCATATTGCACTGTTACACTGATAGAATCAAGTGTAAGGTGTTCCTGACAATATTGGTGGATTCGGCTCAAAGGTGGTTTGAGGGTTTGGCTCCTCAAAGTATTAGTTCTTTCAAAGACTTCCAAAAGGTGTTATCACACCATTTCAGTAGTAGTAAAAAATACAAGAAGAATGCTTTTAGTCTTTTCGAAGTCAAGCAGAGCACGGAGGAGAGTCTGAGGGCTTATATCCAAAGATTCAACAGAGTGGCTCTGGACGTTCCAACTTGTGCCACTGAAACAAAGACTACCGCATTCACCCAGGGCCTGAGAGAGGGTGAGTTTTTCAAATCATTGACTAAGAAGGTGCCCGTGGATTTTGAGGACTTATTGTCCTGGGCAAAGAAGTATATTAACATGGAAGAGGCTCAGAAGCAGAAGAGAGAGGCTGTTAAGAAGGAAAGAGGAGACCGGGTGTCTAAGCCCGAGGAGAGGGGGCAAGAGAGAGGTAATCCAGGGCACTTTTCTCAGCACATGCCTCTGAAGACGGCCCGGGAAAGGGAAGTACAAGAATGCAGTAGGGACCTGGCCCCGGACCATCAATTATCCTTGCCAGAGAAGAGAGGATTTTGCACTTTCCACAAAGTGTGTTACCACAACACCGAAGATTGCAAAACATTGAAGGGAAATTATGTCTCATCTTCCATCCCCGGACCCAGTCACAACAACAGAGAGCCGAGATTGCCACCTTGGACATCTCGGCGGACATCTCGGCAGCCAGGGTCCAGCGCCCGGGGAGGAGGTATGAGGAATAGTCCAAGAGGAGAGCCCGGGAGAAGAAGAGAGCCCGAGCCTGAGAGAAAAAAGAATTTGCCCCCTGCCACGGGGttgattaaaatgatatcagGAGGCtccactgatggagactctaATCGAGCGAGGAAATCGAGGAGTAGGAGGGAATGTATGGAAGTAGAAGGGACGAGGAAAAATGAGGCGGTCATCAGTTTTGGCCCAAAGGATTTGAGGGGGGCGAATCTACCCCACAATGATGCACTGGTTATCCAAGCCCGAGTGGCAAATTATGACATTCTGAGGGTCTTTATTGACTCGGGCAGTTCcgtaaatgtaatttttaaagatgcctttgtgcagatggatttgcagggTTTTCACTTGGAAGTTGTGGAAACTGCCCTTTTTGGCTTTGCTGGCCATGTGGTCTACCTGGAAGGGGAGATTGTCTTACCGCTAACCCTGGGCTCTCAGGATCTCAAAAAGACAGTGATGACCTCTTTCACTGTAGTGGATCTCCTTCTTCATACAATATCATTCTAG
- the LOC142544239 gene encoding uncharacterized protein LOC142544239 has protein sequence MNELRAVASTYHQKIKFPVGARVGDVRGDQLIRAKTKREGKKARVNEVGGRVVEKGEVHFVAEEEQEMDKVIDEQVKELLKDGHIREIQFPTWLSNVVLVPKSTGKWRMYVDFRDLNKACPKDHYPLPRIDQLVDSTSGFELFSFIDAYQGYNQIPLAKRATYQRLMNKVFEKQLGRNVEVYVDDILGKSKEVADFIIDLEETFATLMHYGIKLNPAKCIFGVKSGKFLGFIVTDRGIEVNQEKVKSVLCMTSPRSVKEVQKLTGRIASLSRFISRSAHKSYPFFQVLRKAQQFGWDEKCEQDFQDLKIHLAELPVLVKPEPGEKLFVYISTTKYAVSSVLIKEEGSDQKHVYYVSHALRGPELRYSEIEKDHDSFRGIRMEDQVDSRAGGEYDIRVAIKAKALSDFLSEMVQPEEEEVWRVFVDGASSLAGFGVGVVIISPSGEKIKLALRIDSRITNNEVEYEAVLAGIQTAWEVGASRIILYSDSQLITQQIKGVYEAKDDRMLKYLQLIKARAEVFADWGTEQVTWEENGEADTLAKMAASLSAVSTREVLHVSRLILSTEEEIFPVPGESWMTPLIKFMVNNELPEDRTQAQKTKRQAPMSVLLNNMLYRRSFQEPLLKCLWEKEVDYILREIHEGCCVEHLGGMSLA, from the exons ATGAATGAATTAAGAGCCGTGGCATCCACTTAtcatcaaaagataaaatttcctGTTGGAGCCCGGGTAGGAGATGTCCGGGGGGATCAGCTGATCAGAGCAAAAACTAAGAGGGAAGGGAAGAAAGCCAGAGTGAATGAAGTAGGAGGAAGAGTGGTGGAGAAAGGGGAGGTGCATTTTGTAGCAGAAGAAGAGCAGGAGATG gacaaagttattgatgagCAAGTGAAGGAGCTACTGAAGGACGGCCACATTCGAGAAATTCAATTCCCCACATGGCTTTCGAATGTGGTGCTGGTACCTAAATCCACCGGAAAGTGGCGAATGTATGTAGATTTCCGTGACCTCAACAAGGCTTGCCCTAAAGACCATTACCCCTTGCCCAGGATTGACCAGCTGGTGGACTCCACCTCGGGTTTTGAACTATTCAGTTTCATAGACGCATATCAGGGATATAATCAAATTCCCCTGGCCAAGA gggctaCTTACCAGCGTCTAATGAACAAAGTCTTTGAGAAGCAGCTGGGACGAAATGTGGaagtctatgtggatgatattctgGGCAAGTCCAAGGAGGTTGCAGATTTCATCATTGATCTGGAAGAAACCTTTGCCACTCTAATGCATTACGGGATCAAGCTTAACCCTGCCAAATGCATTTTTGGTGTCAAGAGTGGCAAATTCTTGGGATTCATAGTGACAGATCGAGGGATCGAGGtgaatcaagaaaaagtcaagtcCGTGTTGTGTATGACATCCCCCCGATCTGTCAAAGAAGTACAGAAGCTGACCGGGAGGATAGCTTCCCTGTCTCGATTTATATCCCGGTCAGCACACAAGAGTTATCCTTTCTTCCAGGTTCTAAGGAAGGCCCAACAATTCGGGTGGGATGAAAAATGTGAGCAGGACTTCCAGGACTTGAAGATTCACCTTGCAGAGCTCCCTGTGTTGGTAAAGCCGGAGCCCGGGGAAAAACTATTTGTTTATATATCTACTACGAAGTATGCTGTTAGCTCAGTTCTAATAAAAGAAGAAGGCTCTGATCAAAAgcatgtctactatgtcagtCATGCTCTAAGAGGCCCCGAGCTCCGTTACAGTGAAATAGAGAAG GATCATGACTCATTCAGAGGTATCCGGATGGAAGATCAAGTGGACAGTAGAGCTGGGGGAGAATATGACATTCGGGTTGCCATCAAAGCAAAAGCCTTATCAGATTTCTTATCAGAAATGGTTCAACCCGAGGAAGAAGAAGTATGGAGAGTATTTGTGGATGGGGCGTCTAGCCTTGCTGGATTTGGAGTAGGAGTTGTGATAATATCTCCCTCGggagagaagataaaattggcaCTGAGGATTGACTCCCGGATAACCAACAATGAAGTCGAGTACGAAGCCGTCCTGGCTGGTATCCAAACTGCCTGGGAAGTCGGAGCTTCCAGGATTATTCTATATTCTGATTCGCAACTGATTACTCAGCAGATAAAGGGCGTGTATGAAGCTAAGGATGACAGAATGCTAAAATACTTACAGCTCATCAAAGCCCGAGCAGAAGTCTTTGCAGATTGGGGTACTGAGCAAGTAACCTGGGAGGAGAATGGCGAGGCAGATACCCTGGCAAAAATGGCTGCTTCCTTATCGGCAGTTAGCACCCGGGAAGTCTTGCATGTTTCCCGGTTGATCCTTTCCactgaggaagaaatatttccAGTACCCGGTGAATCCTGGATGACACCTTTGATCAAGTTCATGGTAAATAATGAACTGCCCGAGGACAGAACCCAAGCTCAGAAGACTAAGAGACAAGCTCCCATGTctgttctcttaaataatatGTTGTACAGGAGATCATTCCAGGAACCTCTTTTGAAATGCCTATGGGAAAAAGAGGTGGATTATATCCTCCGAGAAATTCATGAAGGATGTTGTGTCGAGCACCTCGGAGGAATGTCTTTGGCTTga